In the Sandaracinus amylolyticus genome, CGAGCGAGCCGACGGCGCAGCCGACGATCTGCTCGATGCGCTCGAAGGAGAGCGCCGCGCGCGAGACGCGTCGGAGCAGCTCGACCGCATCGCCGCGTCTGGCGCGGACCTCGGCAGGCCCGGGCATCTCGCAGAGCAAGTGCAGGTGCCACGCGGCGTCCATGTCGAGGTGCTGGGAGAGCTCGGGCCAGTGACGCGCGACGAGCGCTTCGAGCCGTCCGTACGCGGTCTCGAAAGGTCGAGCGTAGAGGTCGCGCTCGTCGATCAGACTGCGCATCGCCCTCTGGACTGCGCTCCGCTCTTTCCAGCGCTTCGAGATGCCTTGCGCGTGGAGATGCGCGAGCAGCGTGCACGCCTTGGCGTCGTGCAGGCTCGGCACTCCGTCGAGCAGCTCGGCTGCATCGTGGACCTTCTTGGCGTCCACGCGGAACACGGGAATCTCGCGCAGCGTGAGCTGGTAGCGGAGCGCGTCGCCGTAGACGCCCGTCGGCTCCATCGCGACCTCGAGCGCGACGCCGAGCTCGCGGAGACGGCAGAGCAGCTCGAGGAACAGTCGCGTCTGCTTCGGATGCTCGAAGCGCACGATCTCGACGCAGCGACCCGCTGCGCTCGCGAAGCCAGCGAACATCTTCGTCTTCGCGAGGTCGATCGCGACGATGCAGCTCGCTCCGAGCGCACTGGCGAGCTTGCTCGCGTCGACGTGTTGGATCTCGACGGTTCGATAGGTACGCTTGCCCACGGGGACGACCTCCTGCACGGCAGTTTCGACTGTCTATTCGAGGCGTCCCCAACTCTCCTACAGCCGACTCGCGGGCTGCTTGACGGAAGGGCGCGAGCGTCGGGCGAGGTTGGACGCGTCG is a window encoding:
- a CDS encoding transposase, with protein sequence MGKRTYRTVEIQHVDASKLASALGASCIVAIDLAKTKMFAGFASAAGRCVEIVRFEHPKQTRLFLELLCRLRELGVALEVAMEPTGVYGDALRYQLTLREIPVFRVDAKKVHDAAELLDGVPSLHDAKACTLLAHLHAQGISKRWKERSAVQRAMRSLIDERDLYARPFETAYGRLEALVARHWPELSQHLDMDAAWHLHLLCEMPGPAEVRARRGDAVELLRRVSRAALSFERIEQIVGCAVGSLGESMHDQERSFLRSLARHMLSLREHIRDVDKRIEAELANHRELHSMRAAFGAVTTAALVADLGNPADYESSASFEKAMGLNLRVQSSGNNAGQHTIHITKRGPGRARRYLFLAALRFVQSDPVAREWYRARKGYRAEIKLKAVVALMRKLARAMVHVARGAPFDATKLFDTRSMTAVTASPSRDAGQSSLVGS